The Bdellovibrionales bacterium genome segment ATGTGTTTACCGGCCAGTGTCGGTTTATTTATGATCGCAGAGCCGTTGGTGCAGCTGATGTTCGAACGAGGAACGTTCACCCATGATCAAACTTTAGTGGTGACGGGAGTCGTTCAGATCTATTCGGCCACTTTGATCGGAGCCTCTTTATCGAGAGTGATGGGACAGTCGTTTTACGCATTCAAAGATACCATCACTCCGGCGGTGGCCGCGCTCTTGGGACTCATCCTGCATGTGTGCTTAGCGCCGTACATGATGGCTCGCTGGGAAATTTATGGCCTGGTCGGATCCACCTCGATTGCGTCGTTTGTGAACGCGCTGTTTTTATTTACGATGTTCTACTGGAAGCACGGAGGCTTTGGTCTTTCTCAACTGCTGGTGACAACGCTCAAGTGCACCATGGCCACGCTTTCGATTGTGCTGATCTGTTGGGGACTGAATCAAGTTTTAGAGACATCGACTTTTCCGCTTCTCCTTCTTTATGTAGGGGTGGCCGTCAGCCTGAGTGGCGTGGGATATTTTTTAATGTGCGCAGTCTTTAAAGTCGAAGAGTCGCAGGTGGTGCTCGCGAAAATTCGACGACGATTCAAAAAGAAGTAACTAAGGATTCGGTGGTTCGTTCGGCGGGTAATGCGACTTGTACTGTGGTAAATACGTGGGAAAAGGTAAGCAGCAGGGGACGTAAGGTCCACTCGCCGTTGCGCAGTTCTCGTAACCAGCGGGACGAGGTCCTCCACATCTGAAAAACCAATTGATGTCGCCACTGTGGTAGGCCCCTTGAAAAGAGAGCGGAACTCCTGCCTCTTGCCCGGTTCCATACTCACCCGTACGACAAAGCCAATCCCCAGGAACGCGCTCCTGAATATACTCACGGAGTTCTGTGCCTTGGACATTGTAGCTTGCGTCGACTTCGGCCACTTGAATGCGCAAATCACAGCCTCTGGGGAGATCGGTCCAAATCAGATCCAACTGATCTTTAGGGGAATCGGCAGATGAAGAAGTATATCCAGATGAGGGATCTAGGGGGCGACCGCACACATTCGTCAAGCGCTCACAAGGCTTCCAGGCGTAGTCCATGTTGGTTGTGTTAAGCCCAAGATTTTCTTGCTCTCGGAAGTAAAAATAATTTCCATCAGTGCTATCGTTGAATGCAGCGGCGTCGGTGAGGTGCGTGTTTGCAGTATAATTGATCTTGTGAAGCGTACCGATATCAAATACGGGTAAACCGGCGCAGGAATGTCCTGGTGTGCAATGGATAATTCCGCCGGGATAATGGAGTCCCATGACAAGCATATCTCCGATCTCAGGTCGAGGAGCAAAACCGGTATCGGCGTTTCTAAAATAATTCATTTTTAAAAGTTCAGTGGAATGAAAAGTCTGTCGTTCTGGAAAGTCAGGCTGATATAAAACTTCATTTCCAGGAGTGCCCGTCAATCTCGGTTGTACGAAAGCACCCCAGACCAGTACGTTGTGATTCGGATGTCCACGAACTCGCTCCTTGGAGATGTTTCTGCACATCAATATACTGCCCCGTCGGATCCCTGTCACACGCGCCCGAACGGTACGATCGGCAGGGCCATCTCCCGAACTGCAGCTTTTATAAAGTGGGCGAGAGCCTCCGTTGTAGTCATCATTGTATGCGGGAGGATTACCCAAATTTGTTGTGTTGATCGTCGCATTTAGATCTTCAGCGGTTGGGCCGGTGGGCGAGATGACCGCTAAGGTTAAAGGACTGACAGGTAGTGGTTGATATTGAAAACGTTCTTGCGCGCGACATTCGCGACTTCGTCCTGCACGGTCCGTGTACGTCACGGAAGCCGTGACGAGCCAACCCTTGTTGGCTTCGTCCATATCCGTGTTTCGACTTAAACTAAAAACTCCGGTACCGTTCTCGGGATATTGAGATGTCGATAAGCCCTGAGGGCGTAATGTTCCTGCTTGTAAACTGGCTTCGAGATTATTGTTCCGGTTTTGTGGTCGTGTGTGACGGGGGCGAGTCGGAGGAGCGCAGCCGAGGGTGGCTCCGTTACGGATATCAAACGGTTGAACTTTTAAAAATCCTTGCGCGTTTTGAATTCCGGCGACCATGTCCTGAGCCGCATTGCGAGGGGGAATAAAATCGGCCAACACCGGTCCGAGTCCCCGAGCATTGTCGCAGATCGCTTGATCGCGATTCACCAACGCATCGAGCATCGACATGGTTCCCATGATTAATCGGTGTGGGTAGATGGATCCATTGTTATCAAACGTGGTGATGTCGGAGTATATGGGAGTACCAACCCAGCGCGCCGGTATACTTAATCCCACTTCCGCTTGACCAGGAAGACCCGTGCCCACGACGCTGGGAATTGGCGTGAGCGGAGCCCCCGGAGTCATTCCGAAATACGGTGCTCCGGTCCCCGCAGCGGCACGAATATCGACGAAGCTTCTGACGATTCCGCGCTCGCGCACATTGCTGAGGATGCGATGAGCTTCCGCGAGGCACGCACTAGATCCCTGAATGGTGGCGGAGTTCACGGAGCGTTCCGACGACGAGGTGAGAGTCATGACCGCAGTCACAGTGATCGCGAGAAATCCAGCGGCGATCATCACTTCGGGAAGCGAGAGTCCGGCATTGTTTATAAAATGTCGATTTCTGCGGTATCGGAACATCGTTATCTTATCGGTATATTTAAGAAAATTCTGCGGCTTTACTCC includes the following:
- a CDS encoding polysaccharide biosynthesis C-terminal domain-containing protein → VSLGTVLLPTLSERLSRGDVLGFKSEILTNLKILMLMCLPASVGLFMIAEPLVQLMFERGTFTHDQTLVVTGVVQIYSATLIGASLSRVMGQSFYAFKDTITPAVAALLGLILHVCLAPYMMARWEIYGLVGSTSIASFVNALFLFTMFYWKHGGFGLSQLLVTTLKCTMATLSIVLICWGLNQVLETSTFPLLLLYVGVAVSLSGVGYFLMCAVFKVEESQVVLAKIRRRFKKK